The Candidatus Methylomirabilota bacterium genome includes the window CTTTGCCTCTTTGATGGCTTTTTCCATATAGCACCGGATCCGGTCCTTAAATGCCCCGTAAGCCGTCCGGTCCATCGGCACGAGAGGCCATGCGCCGAGAAGCGTCTGGTACAACAGATACTCGTCGTTGCGGTCCGGCGCCGGTTGGTCATCCACCACAACTTTCTTCTTTCTGTTGAGCTTTCCCCATCGGCCAAGACAGGTCTTCCACTCATCCGGGATCTCGGACAGGACATTGAGCCTGGCCCGGACATCCTCGCTGCGCTTGGTATCGTGAGTAGACGTCGCCAACAGGGAGTAAGGCCACGCTTCCCGCCGCTGCGCATTTGCTTTGTGGAAGGTTGTGGGCGAGACCCCGAACTCCTCGGGATCTCCCCCCACTTCGTTGAGGGACAGCAGGCGATTGTAGATATAGAAGGCGGTGTCTTCTACGCCTTTGGCCATCACCGCGCCCGTACACTGTTGAAATTTCATGACGAACTCCCTCTGCTCATGCTGTTCTCGCGTTTTCAAATAGTCGGGGAACCGCAGGCAGAGGATGTCGCGAACAAAGTCGAATATCGACACATTGGTTGTGGGGTTCCGCCTTTTCGCCTTTGCCACGGCGCGATAGATCGCGATGCGATCGCCATCGGCAATGCTCGCGTCACTCGGACCGATATAGGTGCGATAAACAGGGAAGCAGGCGATAATCTCGCGAAGCGCGTCGGTGAGGCTGTAGAGCGTGAAATCCCGGGACCATCGGTTCTTCTCGGAAATCCGGTTCAGGTGATGTCCGAGCACGTTGATCTCGCTCGCCATCGCGGCCTGCATAATGAGCTTTTTGGTATCGTAGGCGAGATGCGGAAAATCGATCTTCAGATTCGTAAACCTGCTGTAGATATCTTCGAGGCGCTTGCCGTTTGCGCTGTCCACGAAGATACCGTTCAGATGGTTCAGAAAGTCGTATCCGGTGGTTCCATCAACGGCCCAACCTTCCGGAAGCCTTTCCCCCTTCGTCAGGATCTTCTCGGCAATGATATAAAACGCGCGCCGGAAGGGCGGTTGAGGGTTCTGTGAGGTCTGCTCATCGTACCGCTTCAGCAGTCGTTCCTCGATCACCTTCCAGTCGCTTTCACGGTATTGCCGGTCGGCCTCAAAAAAGTTTCGGCACGCCGCGACAAATACGCCGCGCTGCAAGCGTCGGAAATACTCAGCAGGTTCGTACAGACCGTCTGGGTGATCGATTCTAAGGCCGGTGACCTTGCCCCCACCAATCAGCCGGAAGATCAGTTTGTGAGTCGCCTGAAACACATCAGCGTCTTCCATCCTGATGGCGGTGAGGTCATTCACGTCGAAGAATCGGCGGTAGTTGATCTCCTCGCCGGCCACGCGCCAAAAGGCCACACGATAGACTTGAGCAGCCAGGAGGGCATCCAACAGGTCAAAGCTGCCAGGATCTCCCTGTTTTCCATTGAAGATTCGGACATTCTCCTCAATAAATCGCCTCGCCTCCGCGCATTCATCGGCGAGCCTGGCAAGCCGTTTTTTGACGATCTCCTTTTCGCGTTGCCGCTCGGTCACTTTTTCGGGGTCGGTCTCCGTTGTGGGGGGCAGATGCTCCAGCGCCGTGATGATGCTTTGGAGTTCCAGGAAGTGGGCGTTTTCTGCTTCCAGCGATTCGCCCAGCGTATCCAGGCCATACTGAAGGATCTGGGCATATCGGCAGGGATCTATCGGCAACCTTCTGTCGTGATACCACACAACAAACGCCCCATCCTCAAAGGCCAGACGGAGCTCTTGATTCTCCAGGGCCTTGCCGTACTGATCACCGAGGATGGGCAGCAAGATCTTATTCTTCAGCTCGGCCTTCACCGGCGTCCAGTCGATGTCAAAGAATCGCGCGCACGGAGAGCTGGGACCGTTTTCCAGGACATCCAGCCACCAGGCATTGGTATTACCCGCAATTCCCATATGGTTGGGCACCCAATCGAGGATCAGGCCCATCTCGTGCTTTTTCAGCTCACCTACAAACGCATTGAACGCCTCCTCCGAGCCAATGTCCGGGTTCAGCGCACAGTAGTTTGCGATATCATAGCCGTACGAGCTGTCGGATGCAGCCTGAAGGATCGGAGAGACGTAGCAGGCGCTGACCCCTAATTCGTAAAGATAGGGCACCAACTGTCTGGCATCATCGAAGGTGAAGCGCGACTGCAATTGAAGGCGATAGGTGGCTGACGGAACCCTTTTGCCGGCGGCAAGGGTCCCTTGAAGGCGGTCGAAGAGCTCATCAGCGAGGGCGGAATCGGCCATAGACCTTCTCCGTAAAAATTTTTTTCATTATACAGTATAGCTGATATGGACAGCAGGGATTTTTTCTGGGAGGAGGAAGTCCTCACGGTTCACTGAAAGCGGGCCGTCGCAATCGATTCCAGACTCTCTTTTTTTAGTCCTGAATGAGATCGCGCCCTGCCCACAGATGAGTAAGCATGTAAGATTTGCCGTGGAACGAGTGCCGTCCGCCCTCAACCGATCGATAGACATCTTACGATCTAGCGTTCATCAAACCCATTGTCACATTTTTTCTAAAGGCTTGGGGAAAGCAAAACTTCCATGGACCGTGGGCGGCGGAAGCCATTGGAATCGGCTTACCCCTCGAAGACAAACGTCTGCCGAGTCGTCCGCGGTAGACGCCTCTTCCGGATCAGAGGGCAAGGCCGTGTAAGATGGTCGAAGACTCGTAATTCTTACATATTTTCGCCGTGTCAAGATTTCATTCCTGCAACAACTTTCAACGCTAACTGCCCGTCAATTCGCCTTTCACTCGGAATAACCACGCCACGGATCTAGTTGGCATCGGGTATGCCCGTTCTTGGTGTGAGGGGCCGAAGAGCTCGGCCCGGCCCTTATTACCGCCGCATAAGGACAAGTCGCAAGTACCTGTTGTTCATGGGAATCGTCATGAAAGTGATTGATGTTTTTAAAGGCGGCGAGGAGGGAATGAAATGAGACGATCTAGAGCGATATGGCTATTTGCCGTGGGACTGCTCTTGGTTGCATTCGCGGGCTGGCGTACCCTTGAATCAGCGGAACCGGCACCCCAACTCCTGACCGGTCAACTGTGGCAAACCTTGTCATCGGACGCAAAGGTGGCGTTTGTCTGGGGCATCGGCAACTTGGTGGAGTTTGAGCGCATCCAAGCCGGCTCCCCACAGGCGGGCACCAAGAGTTTTATCCCGTTTCTTGTCAACGGACTGAAAGGGAAATCGATCGACGAGGTCGTCGGCCTGGTCGACAGGTATTACCGGAACCACCCGGACCAGATGCATCGGCCGGTAGTGGACGCGATTTTTCAGACGGCCGTACTGCCAAAATTGACGGTGGTACCTGAAGGAGGGATGACGAAATGAGACGAGTCTTGGCATCAACCCTGGGCTTGATACTGCTAGTCACCGTAGGGTGCGCCAACATGACAGCGAGGGAACAGCGCGCGGTGAGCGGTGGCGCGGCAGGCGCGGCAGGCGGAGCGCTGCTTGGCGCGATCGTTGGTGGGAGTCCCGCCATCGGCGCGGCCGTCGGTGGTGCCGCAGGTGCCGCGGCCGGCGCCCTATGGGAAGACATCAACAGGAGTCTGAGTGGGGGGCAGAAATCACAGTCCCGGTAGGACAGGTTTCCCAAGGAGGAAGGGCGGCTCTCATACATGAGAGCCGCCCTTCAACTGCCTGCACATTTTAGTTCTTTGTCACGGACTGAGCGGTACGCAGCCCGTCGGCCTCAGCGTAGCCGGTTGTTATCCACCAACCGGCCAGAGGAACACGTGGTGGCATAGGGGTTGGTCCCCATCGGCTTGGGTATAACGGACCGCTACCCTAGTGCCCGGCATGAGATCAACCAGGTCGTCTACAACGTTATCCGCTACACTGAAGGTTATCTCCTGCCCTTGAGCATCTATCATCAGCGCCCTCATGGCGGGGTTTGCCCAGATCACCTCACCAGTGGTCACATGCGTTGCAAACGCCACTCCGGGAATGAAGAGGGCTACCAGGATGGCGACAAGGGCAACTGCCACCTTTTTCCGCATAGAAGGTTCACCTCCTTTCATATCAAGACAATCGTGAAGGGAGGTAAAAGGTTCCAACGGTCGCTTTTGCCCGCATGTGTTGCGTCAGCTTAGCTCTTGGTTACTGACCGGGCGTAAAGCTTCCCGTCGGCCTCGGTATAACTCACCGTTACCTTATCGCCTGGGGCAAGGTCAGCAAGAGCCCTTCCGGCCGTTTCCATGTCGCCGGGAATCGGATCCTGTTCCTGCAGAAAGCCGGTAAACAGATAACTGATCAACCTCCCGGCCTTCCGCTCGATACTGAAGGCCATCTCCTTTCCTTGGACGCGAATCACTAAAGTGTTTGCAGAGGGTTCTACGGAAATCACCTCTCCGCTGATCGTCTTATCTCCGGCTGAGGCTACCTTAGTATTCGAAAGGGCCAACAGGATGGCGATAAGGGCTGTAGCGGTCACTACCGCTTTCCTGGGCATGTCAGGCTCACCTCCCTCCATAACTTCTTAGCTTAATAGAATGCAATGTGCATGCCACACTCGGGAGACTGATCGCGTATTCTGATCAATGTCCTGATTGTTGAGAGCCTGTCCAGGTAACGTTCGGGGTCTGCCCGTGATCCCTCGATTCGCCCTTCACAGATCAGCATATACAATCTCACCTCGTGTCGGTATTCGGTTACCTTGTAAGGCTGATAGAGTTCCGGTTAACCTGAATCTCTGTCTCCACCGCCGACAGACGCGCATTGAGTCTTGCGACCTGACATTGCACCACCACGGGGAGAAAAGGCGGCTCTCATGGCGAGAGCCGCCTTTTCCGGCCGTTTCGCATCGGCTTAACTGCCGGCGGGCAACTTCGTGATGGACTGAGCAGTTATCATCCAGGTAGGACCCTCGTGATAATTGGCAGGTGACAAATCACTCAGGAAACTGCCTGTTGCGACTGTCACCATGTCACCCGGCTTCACGGTAGCCAAAGCCATTGTCGCCTGATCTATCGCAGTGAAGGTCACCGGAAACCCCGAAACATTTATCGTCAGTTCCTGCCAGGAGGGGTTTACCGAAATCACTTCACCGGTGATCATGTGTAGCGCAGACGCCGCGCCAGTCAAGGAAAGGACTAACAGTACTGCACCAAGGGCGATCACCGCTTTTCGCCACATGGACATTCACCTCCCTTCGTATCAACCATAGGTCGCAGGGAAGGTCGCGTCAAGAGGTGTGCAAAAAATGAGTCAGACTGAGGAAATTGTACCAGTACATTATCATGCGCAGTGTATTGATATTGCGTCGTTCTTCATGTATGTTCTTCTGTATCGCCTTCAGGAACTGACAGCAGATGGTACAGCCACCAACAATTATGGCTTCGGGCGCAGGGACGGCAGGTCTGGACGGCCTGAACGAGGCCCAGCAGGCGGCGGTCACGCACGGCGAGGGGCCGTTGCTCGTCATTGCGGGCGCCGGCACAGGGAAGACCACCGTCATCGCCCGTCGCATCGCCCACCTGATCACCAGCAAGCGGGCCAGGCCAGACCAGATCCTCGCCCTGACCTTCACCGAGAAGGCGGCGGCGGAGATGGAACGGCGCGTCGACCTGCTGGTCCCCTACGGCTTCACCGACACCTGGATCTCCACCTTTCATGCCTTCGGCGATCGCGTGTTGCGGGAGCATACACTGGAGATCGGGTTAACCCCGGACTTCCGTCTGCTCACGGAACCGGAGCAGGTGATCTTCTTTCAGGAGCATCTGTTCGAACTCCCCCTCAACTATTTCCGGCCGCTCGGCAACCCGCTGCGGCATGTCCAGGCCCTGCTGAAACTGTTCAGTCGGGCCAAGGATGAGGATGTCGGTCCCGAGGCGTACGCGGCCTGCGCAGAGGAGCTGGCACGCCGGGCGGCAGCCACGCCAGACAACCTCGCTCTGGCGGAACAGGCTGTGCGGGAGCTGGAGATCGCCGCGATCTACCGAGGGTACCAGGCGCTGATGGCCCGAGAAGGGAAGCTCGATTTCGGCGACCTGATGGTGCGGACGCTTAACCTGCTTCGAGAGCACCCACTGACACTTCAACAGTTGCGGGAGCGGTTTCGATATATCCTGGTGGATGAGTTCCAGGATACCAACTACGCCCAGTTTCAGATCGTCAGGCTTCTGGCCGCTACCCATCGGAATGTGACGGTAGTGGGGGATGACGACCAGTCGATCTTCAAGTTTCGGGGCGCCTCCATCAGCAACATCCTCGGCTTCCGTCGCGAGTTTCTCGACGCGAAGACTGTCGTCCTGACGGAGAACTACCGCTCGACACCCGGCATTCTCGATGCCGCGTATCGGCTGATCCAGCACAACAATCCGGATCGCCTGGAGTATCAGGAGGGCGTCGACAAGCGCCTGAAGGCGTGCAACGGCGACGGCCCGACCGTTGAGAGTCTGGTCTTCCAGGCCTATCAGGACGAGGCCGACTGGGTGGCCGGGAAGATCGAGGAGTTAATCGAGGCTGAGGCGTATACACCACGCGACATCGCCATCCTCGTTCGAAGAAACAGCGATGCCGACCCGTTCCTGCGGTCGCTCAACATGAAGGGGATCCCGTGGCGCTTCAGCGGCGCCAGGGGGCTGTACGATCGGGAGGAGGTACGGTTGGCGATCTCGTTCCTCCGCCTGCTGGTCGACCCCTACGACTCCCTGAGCCTTTTTCATCTGGCCGGCTCCGATATCTACGGGCTACCGGCGGCGGATCTGACCCTCTGCAACGCCCACGCCCACCGGAAGCATCGGAGTCTCTACGAGGTGTTGCGCGATCTGATACGGCAACCGGAGGCGCTGCCGGAACTGTCCGGGGTTTCACCTGAGGGGGCCGCCGCCGCCGCCGCCCTGCTGGACGACCTGCACCGTTATGTGGGTAAAGCGATCCGCGAGATGACCGGTCGCATCCTGTACGAGTTCCTGATGGAGCATCCGGGCTACGGCAGGCGACTACTCCAGTCGAACGCTCCCCGGGACCACCAACGGATCGGTAACCTGGCCGCATTCTTTGGACTGGTGCAACGGTTCGGCGAGGTGGCGCCACAGGATCGCGTCGCCGGTTTCGTGCCGTACCTGACGATGCTGATCGAGGCGGGCGAGGACCCGCCCGTCGCCGAGGGAGAAACCGCGGACGATGCGGTCGCGGTGCTGACCCTCCACAAGGCCAAGGGGCTCGAGTTCGGGGCGGTATTTCTCACAGGGCTGGTCGACAAGCGCTTTCCCTCGATCGACCGTAAGGACGCCATCCCGCTTCCCGACGAGTTGATCAAGGAGACGCTGCCGACCGGCGACTTTCACCTGCAGGAGGAGCGGCGTCTGTTCTACGTCGGGATGACCAGGGCCAAACGGCATCTGTTCCTCACACGGGCCAGGGATTACGGAACGAAGCGGGAGTGGAAGCGCAGCCGGTTTCTGGCGGAGGCGCTGGCACTGCCGAAAGAGGAAGAGGAATCCCCGTGGCGCGGGACACCGGAAGCGGCCATCGGTCGGGGCGCGCCGCCGCCCGAGATCGACGTTGATCCGATCGGCCGCGCCGACACGCCGCTGACCCTCTCTCACTATCAGATCGACGACTACCTGACCTGTCCGTTAAAATATAAATATGTCCATCTGCTGCGGGTTCCGGTGCTCAGGGAGCACACGATCGTCTACGGCGCCGCCCTGCATCGTGCCGTTCAGGCGTATAATAATCGTCGTTTGCAGGGACAGACGATGCCGCTTGAGCATCTGATTGCGACGTTCGAGGCCCACTGGGTCAATGAGGGGTTCATCTCCCGGGAACATGAAGAGCGGCGGCTGCAGGAGGGACGGGACGCCCTGGCCCGGTTTCATGCCTTTGCCGAGACGCGACGGCCGCCGACCGCCGTCGAGAAACGGTTCCGATTCGAGGTGGGGGATGACAGCGTGACCGGTTTTTTGGATCGGGTGGATGAGTGCGATGGGGAGACCGTGATTATCGACTACAAATCGTCTGCGGTCCGGGATCAGAAGACGGCCGATAAAGAGGCGCGGGAAAGCCGACAGCTTGCGCTGTATGCGCTGGCCTACCGGGAATCGGTCGGCCGCGTGCCGGACCGGGTAGATCTGCATTTCCTGACCCCAGGCGGCGTGGTCATCGGGCAGGCGGTCAAAAAGGACAAGGATCTGCAGCAGGCGGCCGATCGGGTGCGGGAGGCCGCGATCGGGATCAGGGGAGGGCTCTTCCCGGCGACGCCCAGTCAATGGGACTGCAGCTTCTGCGCCTTCCGGACCATCTGCCCCGCGACCGTGTGGGTCGGGGAGCGCCAGGGATGAGAATCGGCATCGATCTCGACGACGTCCTGGCCGATTCGCTTCCGCACTATCTACAGGCCTTTAATGCGCGCTTCGGCTTCGACGTTGGGCCGGCTGATGCGGCCTGGCGGATTGCCGATCGGTTTCCCCAGATCCCCAGGCAGGAGGCCGACGACTTCTTCTCGGAGCTGATCGCCGCCGGCTTTTTCTCGTCACGATCGCTCCTGCCTTATGCGAAAGAGGCGGTGGAAACATTAGCCGACGACGGCCACGATCTGTACATCATCACCGGCCGAACGCCGCGAGACGAACGGATTACGATGGACTGGCTGGCGCGCGTCGGCATGCGATCGCACTTCGAGGCGGTCGTTCACCGGACGTGCGACCCGGTCGAGCGCCACAAGGCAGATGTTGCATCGGGTTTGGAACTCGGCATCTTCATCGAAGATGAGCTGGCGGTCGCCCTGGCTGTCGCGGAGGCCGCCATCTCGGTTCTGCTGTTCGACCGCCCCTGGAATCAGGGTCCGGTTCCCAATACCGTACGCCGGGTCGGGTCATGGCCCGAGGCGCTGGCCCAGATTGCGACTATGAACGGCAATGGCGCGTATCGATAACCGCTGTCCGCTTGCCTCTCCTGTGTCAGTATGCTAGCGTACTGGTATTCTGCGGACAATCGTCCCCCTCACCCCCGCCCTCTCCCCCAGAAAGGGGGGCGAGGGGAATTTAAAAAACCTCCTCTCCCCAACCTGGGGGAGAGGATAGAAGTGAGGGAGCGGCGATGACCGATGTCGAGGACGTGACTCACAGAGTAGAGGGTGACATGAGTGGTGATGCGGGTGATTCGCCGAAGACGATTGGCCCGCTCTTACAGGAAGCAAGGATGGTAAAGGGCCTCACAATCGAGGCGGCAGCCGACGCCAGCAAGGTCCCCCTCTCCTTTGTCAGGCTGCTGGAGCAGGAGCAGTTCCATCTGGTCCCCGATTTCTTGTATCTGACCCGCTTTCTCACGGAATACGCCGCGTTTCTCGGTCTCGATTCGAAACAACTCTTGGCGCAGCTTAAGACACAGGTGATTTCGAGCCGTGTGAGGGAGGTGCCACATCCATCATCGTCAATAGGCGCTCAGCTCGATACCCGTCGCCTGCTGATCTACCTGCTGCCTGCGGTGGTCGTGATCCCCCTGATCTTCATCGGGCTCTCCCTCTTCTCAGGTCCATCGCCGACGCCCCCACCCGCTCACCAATCAGAGCCCCCGGTGCCTCAGGAGACGGTCACGCCGACTCCTGAGGCTACGACGGCAGTCCCATCCGGCCCTCAAGGCGCCTCCCCCGGTCAGGAGCGGCCGATCGCACCGATAACACCCCAACAACAGGTCGTAGCGCCACAAATACAGCAGCCGCAACTCCAGTCCGCGCGGTATACGCTGCGCGCCGAGGCCAAGGATACGACCTGGATTTCGCTGTCCGCTGACGGCGCGCCCTTGAAAGGGGTATTGATGCGTCCCGGCGAAACCCTACAGTGGTCGGCGAACAACAGATTTGTCGTGACGATCGGTAATATCAAGGGAGTAGCCGTCTCGCTGAACGGGCGGCCGATTGCGTTAAAGGCGGACTCCGGCCTGGTGATCCGGAATCTTGTCTTACCGACAGAAGGCGGGCCCCCTGCGGGGCAGTAAGATGGGAATGGGAGCGCATACGGGCATGGCCCACGATCACGGAGTTTCCGTCGGTCGGCGTCTGCAGATCGGGATCGTCCTGAACCTCTTATTTGCCGGGGCCGAGTTGGTGGCAGGCCTGACCGCACAAAGCCTGGCCCTCATCGGCGATGCCTGGCATAACTTCAGCGATGTTATCGGCTTGGCCATCTCATGGATTGCGCTTCGACAGGTGGAGCGCCCCGCCAATGAACGGAAGACCTTCGGCTATCACCGGGCCAGCATCCTGGCC containing:
- the treY gene encoding malto-oligosyltrehalose synthase; the encoded protein is MADSALADELFDRLQGTLAAGKRVPSATYRLQLQSRFTFDDARQLVPYLYELGVSACYVSPILQAASDSSYGYDIANYCALNPDIGSEEAFNAFVGELKKHEMGLILDWVPNHMGIAGNTNAWWLDVLENGPSSPCARFFDIDWTPVKAELKNKILLPILGDQYGKALENQELRLAFEDGAFVVWYHDRRLPIDPCRYAQILQYGLDTLGESLEAENAHFLELQSIITALEHLPPTTETDPEKVTERQREKEIVKKRLARLADECAEARRFIEENVRIFNGKQGDPGSFDLLDALLAAQVYRVAFWRVAGEEINYRRFFDVNDLTAIRMEDADVFQATHKLIFRLIGGGKVTGLRIDHPDGLYEPAEYFRRLQRGVFVAACRNFFEADRQYRESDWKVIEERLLKRYDEQTSQNPQPPFRRAFYIIAEKILTKGERLPEGWAVDGTTGYDFLNHLNGIFVDSANGKRLEDIYSRFTNLKIDFPHLAYDTKKLIMQAAMASEINVLGHHLNRISEKNRWSRDFTLYSLTDALREIIACFPVYRTYIGPSDASIADGDRIAIYRAVAKAKRRNPTTNVSIFDFVRDILCLRFPDYLKTREQHEQREFVMKFQQCTGAVMAKGVEDTAFYIYNRLLSLNEVGGDPEEFGVSPTTFHKANAQRREAWPYSLLATSTHDTKRSEDVRARLNVLSEIPDEWKTCLGRWGKLNRKKKVVVDDQPAPDRNDEYLLYQTLLGAWPLVPMDRTAYGAFKDRIRCYMEKAIKEAKVHTSWINPNKAYDDALRTFVDAILDDSQRNPFLDELKMFQQRVATYGIYNSLSQVLLKLTVPGIPDIYQGNEIWDFTLVDPDNRRPVDYGLRRQMLKALEDRIAAPVGDLAGLARELLNAKEDGRIKLFITYMTLHYRKAHQGLFLEGGYLPLDGRGNRQEHPCAFVRQRGDQRIVVVAPRFFSRLTPTLKMGIVGRVPQMLAATFFSWLTQVPDEPPIGEEVWQDSYVVLPDGTAGQRYRNIFTGAVVAAVASEGMMVLPLSQVFMDLPVALLELST